One Nocardioidaceae bacterium SCSIO 66511 genomic window carries:
- a CDS encoding aminotransferase class V-fold PLP-dependent enzyme, protein MDHPSPADFRRNFPALGDTVHLASCSQGAFSDQLSGELFEFQHTIREFGAPWDLWMGKVEQARAMFADLIGATPDEIAVVPSASAGAYQVASTQDWTTRSGLVTTDLEFPSIGHVWLAQRDRGAQIAYAQEHDGRVGADDFAAAVGPDTALVSVPLTSYRNGYRFEVKEVAAEAHRHGAKVFVDAYQSLGTEPVDVADLDCDYLVCGALKYLLGISGIAFLYVRGGLDDEVDPPATGWFGRRDPFEFDPRNLDYPTDARRFESGTPSVPSAYGAVAGLRLLADLDAKAVRTHVTELGAQLSSGLQAAGESLASPSDDDRRGPQVALRDTDPEALSAYLKQRRIVGSPRGDVLRLSFHYYNDTTDVEAALAAIADYRRTN, encoded by the coding sequence ATGGACCACCCGAGCCCCGCAGACTTCCGGCGCAACTTCCCCGCCCTTGGCGACACTGTGCACCTCGCGAGCTGCAGCCAGGGCGCATTCTCAGATCAGCTCAGCGGCGAGCTGTTCGAGTTCCAGCACACCATCCGAGAGTTCGGCGCGCCGTGGGACCTGTGGATGGGCAAGGTCGAGCAGGCCCGGGCCATGTTCGCCGATCTCATCGGCGCGACTCCGGACGAGATCGCCGTCGTCCCGTCTGCGTCGGCGGGCGCGTACCAGGTGGCGTCGACACAGGACTGGACGACGCGATCGGGGCTCGTCACGACCGATCTCGAGTTCCCCTCGATCGGCCATGTCTGGCTCGCACAGCGAGATCGCGGCGCCCAGATCGCGTACGCGCAGGAGCATGACGGCCGCGTCGGAGCCGACGACTTCGCCGCAGCCGTCGGGCCCGACACCGCACTGGTGTCCGTGCCGCTGACCTCTTACCGCAACGGATACCGTTTCGAGGTCAAGGAAGTCGCCGCCGAAGCACATCGGCACGGCGCCAAGGTGTTCGTCGATGCGTACCAGAGCCTCGGAACGGAGCCGGTCGACGTCGCCGACCTCGACTGCGACTACCTCGTCTGCGGCGCGCTGAAGTACCTCCTCGGAATCTCCGGAATCGCGTTCCTGTACGTACGCGGCGGACTCGACGACGAGGTCGACCCGCCCGCGACGGGCTGGTTCGGCCGCCGTGACCCGTTCGAGTTCGACCCACGCAACCTCGACTATCCGACCGACGCCCGCCGGTTCGAGTCGGGCACGCCGTCGGTGCCGTCGGCGTACGGCGCCGTCGCGGGGTTGCGGCTGCTCGCCGATCTCGACGCCAAGGCCGTACGTACCCATGTGACCGAGCTCGGCGCCCAACTCAGCAGCGGGCTGCAGGCCGCCGGTGAATCACTCGCATCGCCGTCGGACGACGACCGCCGAGGGCCGCAGGTCGCATTGCGCGACACCGATCCCGAGGCATTGAGCGCGTACCTGAAGCAGCGCCGCATCGTCGGCAGCCCGCGAGGCGACGTGCTGCGGCTCTCGTTCCACTACTACAACGACACAACCGACGTCGAAGCCGCCCTGGCGGCGATCGCTGACTACCGCCGCACCAACTGA
- a CDS encoding ABC transporter substrate-binding protein, protein MVRSRLAVGSALALAGILVSTTLTACGSSGSDASDSSGPTVEVEHQYGTTEVDGVPERVVTIDVQWTDVMLSMGVEPVGYSVDGLMPEGGEPWREGERTGEELSLDDGVPVEQIAALEPDLIVGTYSIADKQTYEQLSKIAPTVAAKSKMAVEPWQDLVTTAGELLDEQDEAKDVIAGVEGEVDSVASDLPGLQGKTFALAQYLVSDSSLIAVADENDGSSVLFKSLGMTMLPTLKKEGEEADMPRVTVSPERSDLLEADFLAFLVNGGDESDLVDIPGFDQLPASKSGAVAVLDYATVVGINTPTPLSIPYALDQMKPYLEQAAK, encoded by the coding sequence ATGGTACGTTCCCGTCTCGCCGTTGGCTCGGCGCTTGCCCTCGCCGGCATCCTCGTCTCCACCACCCTGACCGCGTGCGGTTCCTCCGGCTCCGATGCGTCCGACTCGTCCGGGCCGACCGTCGAGGTCGAGCATCAGTACGGCACGACCGAGGTGGACGGAGTTCCGGAGCGGGTCGTCACCATCGACGTGCAGTGGACCGATGTGATGCTGTCGATGGGCGTCGAGCCGGTCGGCTACAGCGTCGACGGGCTCATGCCCGAGGGCGGCGAGCCTTGGCGAGAGGGCGAGCGGACCGGTGAGGAGCTGAGTCTCGACGACGGCGTACCTGTTGAGCAGATCGCCGCCCTCGAACCCGATCTGATCGTCGGCACGTACTCGATCGCCGACAAGCAGACGTACGAGCAGCTGTCGAAGATCGCGCCAACGGTCGCCGCGAAGTCGAAGATGGCGGTCGAGCCGTGGCAGGACCTGGTGACGACGGCCGGCGAGTTGCTCGATGAGCAGGACGAGGCGAAGGACGTGATCGCCGGCGTCGAGGGTGAGGTCGATTCGGTCGCATCGGACCTGCCGGGCCTACAGGGCAAGACGTTCGCTCTCGCGCAGTACCTGGTGAGCGACTCCTCACTGATCGCCGTCGCCGACGAGAACGACGGATCGAGCGTCCTGTTCAAGTCGCTCGGGATGACGATGCTGCCAACGCTGAAGAAGGAAGGGGAGGAAGCCGACATGCCGCGCGTCACCGTCTCGCCGGAACGTTCCGATCTGCTGGAGGCCGACTTCCTTGCCTTCCTCGTCAACGGTGGCGACGAGAGCGACCTCGTCGATATCCCCGGGTTCGACCAGCTGCCGGCGTCGAAGTCCGGGGCGGTCGCCGTGCTCGACTACGCGACGGTCGTCGGGATCAACACGCCCACGCCACTGTCGATCCCGTACGCCCTCGACCAGATGAAGCCCTATCTCGAGCAGGCCGCGAAGTAG
- a CDS encoding thiamine pyrophosphate-binding protein, whose product MNVAEAVGRALVGAGIERTFGVVGSGNFAVTNAMVAAGTSFVAARHEGGAATMADAYARTSGRVAAVTVHQGCGLTNAMTGITEAAKSRTPMVVVAAEATAPRSNFYVDQAGLAEAVGARSLRVEAAESAVETAVRAVAMARHERRTVLLNLPIGVAEAEVRDLAAPTPAPEAPPPVAPDPTDVQALTAALSRAERPVFIAGRGARSDAARTALETLAEQCGALVATSAVAKGLLRENPWTLDVSGGFASPLAAELIADADVVVGWGTALNMWTTRHGRLIGPDAYLVQVDDEQQALGAHREIGLGVLGDVAETARAVADELGVRTTTGYRTDAVGAAIAERGEWLRTPYDDTSTDERIDPRTLTAAIDARLPAERVVGVDSGNFMGYPSMFLRVPDERGFCFTQAYQSIGLGLATAIGAALAQPERLPVAAVGDGGLLMAAAELETVVRLGLPMLVIVYNDAAYGAEVHHFASSGADLSTVRFPQTDFASIARGYGYQAVTVRSPADLGPLDEWLAGPRTSPLLVDALVTTDEPAWWLAEAFGH is encoded by the coding sequence GTGAACGTCGCGGAAGCCGTCGGCCGGGCACTCGTCGGGGCCGGCATCGAGCGCACCTTCGGTGTCGTCGGATCCGGCAACTTCGCGGTGACCAACGCGATGGTGGCCGCCGGCACATCGTTCGTCGCAGCCAGGCACGAGGGCGGCGCGGCGACGATGGCCGACGCGTACGCGCGTACGAGCGGCCGGGTCGCAGCGGTGACCGTGCATCAGGGCTGCGGGTTGACGAACGCGATGACCGGTATCACCGAAGCGGCGAAGAGCCGCACACCGATGGTCGTCGTCGCGGCCGAGGCGACGGCTCCGCGGTCGAACTTCTACGTCGACCAAGCGGGTCTCGCCGAGGCGGTCGGTGCCCGGTCGTTGCGGGTCGAAGCCGCCGAGTCGGCGGTCGAGACAGCCGTACGCGCCGTTGCGATGGCACGGCACGAACGTCGTACGGTGCTGCTGAACCTGCCGATCGGCGTAGCGGAGGCCGAGGTTCGCGATCTCGCAGCGCCGACCCCCGCCCCCGAGGCACCTCCGCCCGTCGCGCCCGACCCAACGGACGTACAGGCGCTGACCGCGGCGCTCTCCCGCGCCGAGCGGCCGGTGTTCATCGCAGGTCGTGGTGCACGCAGCGACGCCGCCCGCACGGCGCTCGAAACCCTTGCGGAGCAATGCGGTGCGCTGGTCGCCACGTCTGCGGTGGCGAAGGGCCTCCTCCGCGAGAACCCTTGGACGCTTGACGTCTCGGGTGGCTTCGCATCTCCCCTGGCCGCCGAGCTGATCGCCGATGCGGACGTCGTGGTCGGTTGGGGCACCGCCCTGAACATGTGGACCACCCGGCACGGCAGGTTGATCGGTCCGGATGCGTACTTGGTCCAGGTCGACGATGAGCAACAGGCGCTCGGCGCCCATCGCGAGATCGGCCTCGGCGTGCTCGGCGACGTTGCGGAGACTGCGCGCGCCGTTGCCGACGAGCTCGGCGTACGAACGACAACCGGCTATCGGACCGACGCCGTCGGCGCCGCGATCGCCGAGCGCGGCGAGTGGCTGCGCACTCCGTACGACGATACGAGCACCGACGAGCGCATCGACCCGCGTACGTTGACCGCGGCCATCGACGCACGGCTACCGGCCGAGCGCGTCGTCGGAGTCGACTCGGGCAACTTCATGGGATACCCGAGCATGTTCCTGCGGGTACCGGACGAGCGCGGTTTCTGCTTCACTCAGGCGTACCAGTCGATCGGCCTCGGTCTCGCCACGGCCATCGGTGCCGCGCTCGCGCAACCCGAGCGGCTGCCCGTCGCCGCAGTCGGCGACGGCGGGCTGCTGATGGCCGCGGCCGAGTTGGAGACGGTCGTACGCCTTGGCCTGCCGATGCTCGTCATCGTGTACAACGACGCGGCATACGGCGCCGAGGTGCACCACTTCGCGTCGTCGGGGGCCGACCTGTCCACCGTACGGTTCCCGCAGACCGACTTCGCGTCGATCGCCAGGGGCTACGGCTACCAGGCCGTCACGGTGCGGAGCCCGGCCGATCTCGGCCCGCTCGACGAGTGGCTCGCCGGACCACGTACGTCACCGCTGTTGGTCGACGCGCTGGTCACGACCGATGAGCCAGCGTGGTGGCTCGCAGAGGCCTTCGGCCACTGA
- a CDS encoding MFS transporter gives MTLSDHSERGGSWRELFNRDNRAAVTVFAGGVALFSTNVYVTTSLLPNAVDDIGGEQFYAWAMTTFLIAAVFSSMLVSGLLTGRGARRAYHVALLLFGAGSVAAALAPTMPVLLSGRTLQGLGGGLLAGLGFAVVRQALPERLWKRAFGLMSAMWGVGNVTGPIIGGLFAELGAWRYAFVLLAVAALVIAWLAQRSLPAVAGSSSRSSVAVGALILLALATTAISLSSIVDSGALRGGLMVVAVLLVLGFILRERGSDVRILPAVTYRRGPLMWIYLSLAILAIGSTSEAFLPLFGQRLGGLSPLGAGLLGASLSWGWSAAQIATSGIDRERTVNALRVGGPLSLAVGLAAYAALQADDAGAVRIGLWFVALIVAGSGIGMAFGAWIPAALASTPDPEEAQKAAAGINTVQLIANTFGSALAGVLVTAGGPETLGSARLLGFGYAALAGLGIVIAVHAISVGRNHHEHVGARQ, from the coding sequence ATGACTCTTAGCGATCATTCGGAACGCGGCGGCTCTTGGCGCGAGCTGTTCAACCGCGACAACCGCGCCGCGGTGACGGTCTTCGCCGGCGGCGTGGCCCTGTTCTCGACCAACGTGTACGTGACGACCAGCTTGCTCCCCAACGCCGTCGACGACATCGGCGGCGAACAGTTCTACGCCTGGGCGATGACCACCTTCCTGATCGCGGCGGTGTTCAGCTCGATGCTCGTCAGCGGACTGCTGACCGGTCGCGGTGCGCGCCGCGCGTACCACGTCGCACTCTTGCTGTTCGGGGCCGGAAGTGTCGCCGCAGCGCTCGCGCCGACGATGCCGGTCCTGCTGAGCGGACGGACCCTGCAAGGCCTCGGCGGCGGCCTGCTCGCCGGTCTGGGCTTCGCAGTCGTACGACAGGCCTTGCCGGAACGCCTGTGGAAGCGCGCGTTCGGACTGATGTCGGCGATGTGGGGAGTCGGCAACGTGACCGGACCGATCATCGGCGGACTGTTCGCCGAGCTCGGAGCGTGGCGGTACGCGTTCGTCCTGCTCGCCGTTGCCGCACTCGTGATCGCCTGGCTCGCCCAACGCTCCCTTCCCGCCGTCGCCGGATCGAGTTCACGCAGCTCCGTCGCCGTCGGCGCACTGATCCTGCTGGCGCTTGCCACGACCGCGATCAGCCTGTCGTCGATCGTCGACTCCGGTGCGCTTCGCGGCGGCCTGATGGTGGTCGCGGTGCTCTTGGTGCTCGGCTTCATCCTTCGCGAGCGAGGATCGGACGTACGCATCCTGCCGGCAGTGACCTACCGCCGCGGACCACTGATGTGGATCTACCTGAGCCTCGCGATCCTCGCGATCGGCTCCACCTCGGAGGCCTTCCTGCCGCTCTTCGGTCAGCGCCTCGGCGGGCTGTCTCCGCTCGGCGCCGGACTGCTCGGCGCCTCGCTGTCGTGGGGCTGGAGCGCAGCCCAGATCGCGACCAGCGGTATTGACCGCGAGCGAACCGTGAACGCACTGCGAGTCGGCGGCCCGTTGTCGCTCGCCGTCGGACTCGCCGCGTACGCCGCGCTCCAAGCCGACGACGCCGGCGCTGTGCGGATCGGTCTGTGGTTCGTCGCCTTGATCGTGGCGGGCTCTGGAATCGGCATGGCCTTCGGTGCATGGATCCCCGCGGCGCTGGCGAGCACACCGGATCCGGAAGAGGCACAGAAGGCGGCCGCGGGGATCAACACCGTCCAGCTCATCGCCAACACGTTCGGCTCGGCGCTCGCCGGCGTACTGGTCACCGCGGGCGGACCCGAGACGCTGGGATCTGCTCGACTCCTCGGCTTCGGCTACGCTGCGCTGGCGGGACTCGGCATCGTGATCGCCGTCCATGCCATCTCGGTCGGGAGGAATCACCATGAGCACGTCGGCGCACGGCAGTGA
- a CDS encoding alpha/beta hydrolase, protein MTTFTTTGIAYDHAGPRHTTPLVLIHAGIADRRMWDPQWSALTAERQVLRLDLRGFGESVTRPDDALDPIADVVATLSDAGIESCDLVGASFGAGVAVEVALTHPELVRSLLLTAPGGSLIPDATAEEQPELHAFVEAEDAALEAGDLDAAADADVRWWVDSPRREPDQVDPAVRELVRQMQCRAFELTDDWDEIVEHELDPPALERLSEIRVPTLVLLGTLDLDAIHDAARRVVEGITGARRVDWDDVAHLPSMERPADFCALMERWLDGHHIAHS, encoded by the coding sequence ATGACGACCTTCACAACGACCGGGATCGCATACGACCACGCCGGACCCCGTCATACGACACCGCTCGTACTGATCCACGCCGGCATCGCTGACCGACGCATGTGGGACCCCCAGTGGTCCGCTCTCACCGCCGAGCGCCAGGTGCTCCGACTCGATCTGCGCGGATTCGGCGAGTCCGTGACCCGTCCCGACGACGCACTCGACCCGATCGCCGACGTCGTCGCGACCCTCTCCGACGCCGGAATCGAGTCGTGCGATCTGGTGGGTGCATCATTCGGAGCCGGGGTCGCCGTCGAGGTCGCACTGACCCACCCCGAGCTCGTACGCTCGCTGCTGCTCACCGCTCCCGGCGGATCGCTGATCCCGGACGCAACTGCCGAGGAGCAGCCGGAGCTGCACGCATTCGTCGAGGCCGAGGACGCTGCACTGGAGGCGGGCGACCTCGACGCCGCAGCCGACGCCGACGTGCGCTGGTGGGTCGATAGCCCCCGTCGCGAGCCCGACCAGGTCGACCCCGCGGTCCGCGAGCTCGTGCGGCAGATGCAGTGCCGCGCATTCGAGCTGACCGACGACTGGGACGAGATCGTCGAGCATGAGCTCGATCCGCCTGCGCTCGAGCGTCTCTCCGAGATCCGCGTACCGACGCTGGTTCTCCTCGGCACGCTCGACCTCGATGCGATCCACGACGCCGCACGACGCGTGGTCGAGGGCATCACCGGCGCGCGTCGGGTCGACTGGGACGACGTTGCACACCTGCCGTCGATGGAGCGTCCGGCTGACTTCTGCGCACTCATGGAGCGCTGGCTCGACGGCCACCACATAGCGCATTCGTGA
- a CDS encoding rod shape-determining protein, whose translation MANSLIGRDMAVDLGTANTLVYVRGRGVMLNEPSVVALNAQTRELLAVGTEARRMLGRTPEAITAIRPLKDGVIADFESTEQMLRNFIRQVHRRRYLAKPRLVVCVPSGITSVEQRAVKEAGYEAGARQVYIVEEPMAAAIGAGLPVHEATGNMIVDVGGGTTEVAVISLGGIVTSMSVRTAGDELDQAIISWFKKEYSLMLGERTAEEIKVAVGSAFPLADEPEAEIRGRDMISGLPRTVSVSSAEVRQAMEESLHDIIDAVRTTLDKTPPELAGDIMDRGLVLTGGGALLRGLDERLRHETGMPVHLADDPLHSVAMGAGKCVEEFEALQQVLVSEPRR comes from the coding sequence ATGGCCAACAGTCTCATCGGACGGGACATGGCCGTGGACCTCGGCACCGCGAATACTCTCGTGTACGTCCGGGGCCGCGGCGTGATGCTCAACGAGCCGTCCGTCGTCGCGCTCAACGCGCAGACCCGCGAGCTGCTCGCCGTCGGGACCGAGGCGCGACGGATGCTCGGGCGTACGCCCGAAGCGATCACCGCGATCCGCCCGCTCAAGGACGGCGTGATCGCCGACTTCGAGTCGACCGAGCAGATGCTGCGGAACTTCATCCGGCAGGTCCACCGCCGCCGCTACCTGGCCAAACCACGCCTCGTCGTCTGCGTGCCGAGCGGTATCACCTCGGTCGAGCAGCGTGCCGTCAAGGAGGCCGGGTACGAAGCGGGCGCCCGGCAGGTCTACATCGTCGAGGAGCCGATGGCCGCCGCGATCGGCGCCGGGCTGCCCGTGCACGAGGCGACCGGCAACATGATCGTCGACGTCGGCGGGGGTACGACCGAGGTCGCCGTGATCTCGCTCGGCGGCATCGTCACCAGCATGTCCGTTCGTACGGCCGGCGACGAGCTCGATCAGGCGATCATCTCGTGGTTCAAGAAGGAGTACTCGCTGATGCTCGGCGAGCGGACCGCCGAGGAGATCAAGGTTGCGGTCGGATCTGCGTTCCCGCTCGCCGACGAGCCCGAGGCCGAGATCCGCGGCCGCGACATGATCAGTGGACTCCCTCGTACGGTCTCGGTCTCCAGTGCCGAGGTGCGCCAGGCGATGGAGGAGTCGCTCCACGACATCATCGACGCCGTACGTACGACTCTCGACAAGACGCCGCCCGAGCTGGCCGGCGACATCATGGACCGCGGTCTCGTGCTCACCGGCGGCGGCGCGCTCCTGCGCGGACTCGATGAACGTCTGCGGCACGAGACCGGGATGCCCGTGCATCTCGCGGACGACCCGCTGCACTCGGTCGCGATGGGCGCAGGCAAATGCGTCGAGGAGTTCGAGGCACTGCAGCAGGTACTCGTCTCCGAGCCCAGACGGTAG
- a CDS encoding metalloregulator ArsR/SmtB family transcription factor: protein MSTSAHGSEPEGFDPDNLHWDDEVYEQLARLGKALSNPIRIRLLDLLEQGEHTVEELASAASLPVKNTSAQLQQLRASQLVATRREGVRVHYRLADPSVSTFLGGFQAFAEERLSGLRVELDRLHTYPGSMERVSVDDLQRRLTDGSTILIDVRPASEYARGHLPGAVSIPQSELHRRIDEVPAGADVIAYCEGPYCFASARAVRALLESGRTAARIDGGLARWVRAGGELVD, encoded by the coding sequence ATGAGCACGTCGGCGCACGGCAGTGAACCCGAAGGCTTCGACCCCGACAACCTGCACTGGGACGACGAGGTCTACGAGCAGCTCGCCCGACTCGGCAAGGCACTGTCGAACCCGATCCGCATCCGACTGCTCGACCTGCTCGAACAGGGCGAGCACACGGTCGAGGAGCTCGCGAGCGCCGCATCACTGCCCGTCAAGAACACTTCGGCGCAGCTGCAACAGCTCCGGGCGAGCCAGCTGGTCGCGACCAGACGCGAGGGCGTACGCGTGCACTACCGACTAGCGGATCCGTCGGTCTCGACGTTTCTCGGCGGGTTCCAGGCGTTCGCCGAGGAACGCCTGTCCGGGCTGCGGGTCGAGCTCGACCGGCTCCATACGTACCCGGGATCCATGGAGCGGGTGAGCGTCGACGATCTCCAGCGCCGACTCACCGACGGCAGCACGATCCTGATCGACGTACGCCCGGCCTCGGAGTACGCACGGGGCCATCTACCAGGTGCCGTGTCGATACCGCAGAGCGAGCTCCACCGGCGGATCGACGAGGTACCGGCCGGAGCAGACGTCATCGCGTATTGCGAGGGGCCGTACTGCTTCGCATCTGCGCGTGCTGTCCGTGCGCTGCTGGAGTCCGGGCGTACTGCCGCTCGCATCGACGGCGGGCTGGCGCGCTGGGTACGCGCAGGCGGCGAGCTGGTCGACTGA
- the ndk gene encoding nucleoside-diphosphate kinase: MSERTLVLLKPDAVSRGLVGELIGRYEAKGLSIVALESRTIDGEQADRHYAEHVERDFYPPLRAFVTSGPMVAMVLEGDEAIDVVRTLNGATDGRKAAPGSIRGDLSLSNRENLVHGSDSADSAKREIALWFPDL; this comes from the coding sequence ATGTCAGAACGCACACTCGTCCTGCTCAAGCCCGATGCCGTCAGCCGGGGCCTCGTCGGAGAGCTCATCGGCCGCTACGAGGCGAAAGGACTGTCGATCGTCGCGCTGGAGTCACGCACGATCGACGGCGAGCAAGCAGACCGTCACTATGCCGAGCACGTCGAGCGCGATTTCTACCCGCCGTTGCGCGCGTTCGTGACCTCGGGCCCGATGGTCGCGATGGTGCTCGAGGGCGACGAGGCGATCGACGTCGTTCGGACCCTCAACGGCGCGACCGACGGACGCAAGGCGGCACCGGGGTCGATCCGCGGCGACCTGAGCCTGTCGAACCGCGAGAACCTCGTACACGGATCCGACTCCGCGGACTCCGCCAAGCGCGAGATCGCGCTCTGGTTCCCCGACCTCTGA
- a CDS encoding XRE family transcriptional regulator, whose protein sequence is MGDETGGAGPAVGARIRRARDERGLSVRELATRSGHSAGLISQVERGLTDPSLQTLRAIAKVLNTPLFDFFADAEPEDVAIVRADSRMSIRSPHGALTYERLSPGSGRLELLEGVLQPGGSSSEDAWAHPSEECVVVTTGTLVVEVSGEQKRLGPGDSCYFDSRLPHRYVNDGDEPTRFTLAITPPSY, encoded by the coding sequence ATGGGCGACGAAACGGGCGGCGCGGGTCCGGCCGTCGGTGCGCGGATCCGCCGGGCGCGCGATGAACGCGGGCTCTCCGTACGCGAGCTCGCGACCCGTTCGGGCCACTCCGCCGGGCTGATCAGCCAGGTCGAGCGCGGCCTGACCGATCCGAGCCTGCAGACGCTGCGCGCGATCGCGAAGGTCCTGAACACGCCCTTGTTCGACTTCTTCGCCGACGCAGAACCCGAAGACGTCGCGATCGTACGCGCGGACTCGCGAATGTCGATCCGTTCACCGCACGGCGCGTTGACGTACGAACGCCTCTCCCCCGGCTCCGGGCGGCTCGAGCTGCTCGAGGGCGTCCTCCAACCGGGCGGCAGCTCCTCGGAGGATGCATGGGCGCACCCGTCGGAGGAATGCGTCGTCGTCACGACAGGCACGCTCGTCGTCGAGGTGAGCGGCGAGCAGAAGCGCCTCGGGCCCGGCGACTCCTGCTACTTCGACTCCCGTCTCCCCCATCGCTATGTCAACGACGGCGATGAACCAACCCGCTTCACCCTGGCGATCACCCCGCCGAGCTACTGA
- a CDS encoding TfoX/Sxy family protein has product MAYDEDLSDRVRALLGAESRVSEQRMFGGLAFLIGGNMAVAIGSDDMLVRMSPADAEELVAAGEGVAAVMGGRRMRGWVEVSTQQLEAESALAAWVHRGVEYARSLPPRERRR; this is encoded by the coding sequence ATGGCGTACGACGAGGATCTCTCCGACCGGGTGCGAGCGCTGCTCGGCGCAGAGTCACGGGTGAGCGAGCAGCGCATGTTCGGCGGGTTGGCATTCCTGATCGGCGGCAACATGGCGGTCGCGATCGGCTCCGACGACATGCTCGTCCGGATGAGCCCGGCCGACGCCGAGGAGCTGGTCGCCGCCGGCGAAGGCGTTGCAGCGGTCATGGGCGGCCGGCGCATGCGTGGCTGGGTCGAGGTGTCTACGCAGCAGCTCGAGGCCGAGTCCGCGCTGGCGGCATGGGTCCACCGCGGGGTCGAGTACGCCCGTTCGCTGCCGCCGAGGGAGCGCCGCCGCTGA
- a CDS encoding cyclase family protein, whose product MSVLSDLTTALRSGAIEVVDLTAPLSAETPVLELPPQFGQTAQFELDEISRYDDRGPAWYWNNFRTGEHTGTHFDAPNHWVSGKDGADIASVPARRLIGPAAVLDFSAEADADPDFLVEVDHIRSWEAEHGSLPDGGWLLVRTGWDARSHSQKEMTNADESGPHTPGLSVEAARWVAEESPVIGMGVETVGTDAGAAAGFDPMFPCHSMLMGNDKYGLTQLQNLAQLPPTGAVIVAGPLPIVTGSGAPARVLALVEHP is encoded by the coding sequence ATGTCCGTACTTTCCGACCTGACCACAGCACTTCGCTCGGGTGCGATCGAGGTGGTCGATCTGACCGCGCCGCTGTCGGCGGAGACGCCCGTACTCGAGCTACCGCCGCAGTTCGGGCAGACCGCACAGTTCGAGCTCGATGAGATCAGCCGGTACGACGACCGCGGGCCGGCGTGGTACTGGAACAACTTCCGTACCGGCGAGCACACCGGCACGCACTTCGACGCACCGAACCACTGGGTCAGCGGCAAGGACGGCGCCGACATCGCGTCGGTGCCCGCGCGCCGGCTGATCGGCCCGGCAGCGGTGCTCGACTTCTCCGCCGAGGCCGACGCTGACCCCGACTTCCTGGTCGAGGTCGACCACATCCGCAGCTGGGAGGCCGAGCACGGTTCCCTCCCCGACGGCGGCTGGCTGCTCGTACGCACCGGGTGGGATGCGCGATCTCACTCCCAGAAGGAGATGACCAACGCCGACGAGTCCGGGCCGCACACGCCGGGTCTGTCGGTCGAGGCAGCCCGGTGGGTGGCCGAGGAGTCGCCGGTCATCGGCATGGGTGTCGAGACGGTCGGCACCGACGCAGGTGCGGCGGCCGGGTTCGACCCGATGTTCCCCTGCCACTCGATGCTGATGGGCAACGACAAGTACGGACTCACCCAGCTGCAGAACCTCGCCCAGCTGCCGCCGACGGGCGCGGTGATCGTCGCCGGGCCGCTCCCCATCGTGACCGGCTCCGGCGCACCGGCCCGGGTGCTCGCGCTGGTCGAACACCCGTGA